The DNA region GTCATTCCTTAAGCAGATAGTGTTATCATTGAGGATATTCCAAGAATTTTAGGAGTTACTAGAAAAATTGGGGAGGGAAACAAAATAAAGaccaaatatatattttacaatatCACAGTGACATACCTAGAAATGGAATTTATAGACCATGTGATAACTatatgtttaactttttaaagaacTTCCACGCTGTTTTCTTCAGACACTATATGATCTTATAGACCCATTTATTAAAGTAGGAGTGTTCCAGTTTCACTAATCTTGGTGCAATGATTTTGTGTTACAGTGTCtctgggctctgatggctcatgcctataactctagctactcaagtggctgagatctgagcattgtggtttaaagcagcccaagcaagaaacacCATGAGACACATATATCTAattaaatcaccaaaaagccagaagtggagctgcagctcaagtggtaaaccactagccttgaacaaaaaaatgcagggacagtatccaggccctgatttcaagctccaggactgtcacaTACAAAAATGAAAGTGCTGGAAATGCATTATAATTAAATGATAGAGTATGTAGAAGTTGGTGGATTAAATCTTCAGCAaagccataaaagaaaaaaatttctttggTCTTTAAAGATTTGAGATATAAACTAGATGTCCCACTATTAAAATGCCACCAGATATGTAGGCTTATAAGAAAAGTCAGGGTTGGAAGTGATGAAATCCAAGGCACTTCTCCCTCAAAATATTGACTTTCTATCAGTTTGACACTATACCATCTTGGCATGCCCttcaaaagaaatttaatttaaaaataactacaaccTTCTTGTTTTATCCCTCTATGTTTTCACTTCTTTTGGTTCATTTTCAATCTGTGTGTTCACTTTTACATAGGAGTTACTTGATGGAGGATACTGTTTATTAGCAAGATATAATTCTGTCATCAATATTGGAAATAGTTCCTCTAATTGGTTATGATTTGAATAGGAAATATCCCCAACAGGTTCATGTTTTGAACACTTGGTCCCCAGATGGTGGTGCTATTTTGGGAGGTTGTGGAAACTTTGGGTAGTGAAGCCCAGCTGGAGGAAGTGGGTCATTATTGGTGTTGTTAAAAGGTATACTGGGTCTACagtcccctttctttctctctgtttcctgtctGCCAAGAATTGAAGAACTACCTCCACTACCACATGTTCCTTTTGCCATGATATTCTTCTGCCCAGGCACCTGGGGCCAAGCAACCACTGACTAAATATATGCTCTGAAACTATGATCCAAAGTAAACTTTTGTTCCTTTAATTTGTTCCTGCAGGCATTTCCACCACAACTATGCAAAATTAACTAATATATATAATTGGGACAAGAGAAATAGGGCCATTGCTATGACTAAACCTTATTGTGTGATTCTTAAGACTTAGGAAGTGGTTTCTGGAGAAAATTTGGAAGTCTGAAGTAGCAGGccagaaaaagtttaaaattctGCAATCAGAGCTTAATGAATGATTCTAGTAGGAGCACAGAAAATCAGAACACTTATAGGAATGCTGAGTTAAGGCCAGGTGCATGAAATTTCCAAAGGCAGTGTGGAATAGAAACGACTTACATTATATTCTGGCAGAATTGGTTTACGTTTTTCCCATGCCCGGAGATTTTGCGGGCTACTTAAAGGTGACAGACTAATCTGGTGTAGcaaatatttttgtgccagtactgaggcttgaattcaggtcctgggcactgtcgctgagatttttgtttgttttttgctcatggctagttctctaccacttgagctacagctccacttctggcttttggtggctaattggaattaggactcatggacttttcctacctacgctggctttgaaccattatcctcagatctcagcctcctgagcaactagaattagaaggcatgagccaatggcaccttgCTGGttccaatttttctttcaaaattctgTATCAGTCATCTATTGAATTCTGCTCTATGCCACATTTTTACTATTGGAGCTTATAAGATAAGCCTTCCTTTGTTCCATGTATCCTCAAACACTCTTGGTGCTTCTCTTATATTTTTCTGCCAAATATAATGAAGAATAATTGGACGTAGGCTCCTGATTCCATTTAGCATATTACTTAAGATTGTAATCACACAAGGTTCTGTTCACTTCAGTCTGCTTGTTGCAGTCAATGAATCAATTGAGAGGCAGAGTGATAGAGAAGAGCTTTAACAAGTGGGAACATTGGAAGATGAGTGGCTTTTGTCTTTTAATCATGAGCGTACCCCTTGACATAGGGAGATATTTTTATGGTGAGGATATGGTAGGGCCCAGACAGGGCAGTGCCTTATCTGTCCACCGTTCCATAGAGGCTTCTCTTCTGGTAGAAGGGTTGTGGACATCTCATCTACTTCATGTAGGCTGGTGAGGGTTGCAATGCAGTGGCTTTACAGAAGACTCAAAGGAccaatgtttctttttatttggggggggtggatttttctttgtttttatttatttatttgttgggatCGGTctttcgccttgatggaaggggcttgatgcccctctcccagccctggggaatgcggcccggAATCCAGAGAAaacggttgggcaaacagcccccaacccatccTAGCCAGCCAGGCGCCTACAAGCTCtgccctggctcggcgcgctcgagtgacgttagctcttgggggtcaggtgatacctttcagcctatcgacatcctggccaaacccttcccctcggaatcatctcccgttgtccttgtctcaataaagttagttcgctctaagaagctaaccccgAGGCATGTGTACGTCAGACTTTCGTGGTAAGGAGACGGGCATACATTCTCGGCCAGACCACGTGCACGGCAGGTCGGCGCTGACTCCCCCCCTTCACCCTAGCTTATCTGcaggtcggatgactaggggagagggcgcgaaagggagggtggaaagaaagaagtaagtacccaagccgggagaggctaacgagcccaacatttatttatttccatttttccctttattgtcaaagtgaagtacagaggggttacagtttcatatgtaatgcagtgagtacatttcttatccaacttgttacctcctccctcatttttcccccatctccccacttcctttccccctcccctcatgagctgtacagttggtttacaccaaatggttttgcaagtattgcttttggaatggtttgtctttttatcctttgcctctcaatttttgtattccctttcccttccctagttctaatacacatatatacaagtatccagggtactaagatcagatacagtgatagctgaggtaaaaccacaggaagggaatacgagagaaaagaaaaggtatggtttcacatggcatgttgaaataattataacaatgatatgacacttgtttccataacatggagttcatttcacttagcatcatcttatgtgttcataaggacatagctattggtctattgtgatcttctgctatgactagcctaaacatgtactgacttttccctatgagggataccagagtccatgtttctttgggtctgtctcacttcacttatcataattttttccaagtccttccattttcttacgaatggggcagtgtcattctttctgatagagacatagaattccattgtgtatatgtaccacattttcctgatccactcgtctactgaagggcatctaggttggttccatattttagcaatgacaaattatatggtgatgaacattgttgtgctggtggctttaatatggttttgcttgtaatcttatgggtagatgccccaaagtggggctgctgggtcataggggagcaatatgttttgccttctgaggaaccaccatactgctttccagagtggttgaacaagtttacattcccaccaacaatgtagtagggttctctttttcaAAGGACCAATGTTTCTATTCTTATTAAGGTGACTtgtctttggtttgtttgtttttttttttttggccagtcctggggcttggacttggggcctgagcactgtccctggcttctttttgctcaaggctagcattctgccacttgagccacagcaccacttctggccattttctgtatatgtggtgctggggaattgaaccctgggcttcatctatatgaggcaagcactcttgccacaaggccatatccccagccctggctttgttttttattgtgctCAGCATTTCTATCGAGCACTCTTTCAGGGATGGCCTTGCCTCATAACATAGAAAGAAGGAGTGCTTGGGAAAGGAAAGTTTGCAATGCTGGCTAACTCCAGAGTACAGTTAATGTGTAAAAGTTGGACCCAATAAGCAGCTAAACTTTAAGAGAGTAGgcagaaaaaaaggggaaatttCTAAGAATTAGGTCTTGATGGGTGGAGTTTTTTCACGGCATTTCCTAAATTGCTTTAAGTCCATTGACTGTGGGGATGTGGGATTTGAAACTGGGGTCTGAGaaatgtccttgagatttttggatcgaggctagtgctctactacttgagccaaagctccactttcagctttttgctggttaattggagataagagtctcatggactttcctgcccaggctggcttcaatctgtgatcctcagatctcagcctcctgagtagcaaggattacatacatgaaccactggtaccaagCTGGGAtacttttccttttatattattGAGTCTGCATTCAAAATattagtgattttcttttttaatggatgATGTGTTGCCGTCTTAGCTTTATTGAGAATTGTGTTTTCACTTTTTGCTATATTTTATAGCTATTGCTGGCACataggagactccatctccatttaaccagcaaaaagccaggctggaaatgtggctcacttATAAAAGTGCTAGCTGTTAGTAAGAAATCTCACTGAGAGTGCAAAGCTCTGAATGAAAGCCCCAAAGGtagctaaaaacaaaaaagcaaggcaAGAGGAAAGTTAAGGCTCAAGGCAAGGGAAGGCAAAGTAAGGCaagacaagaaaacagaaaagaaaagaagagaaaaggaaaaagaacagtgACGTCATGGGGAAGGAGGAGGCGCGGGACTCGCGAGCGACACGGAGGGAACTGCGCCCACCTCACGGTCTACCGGATGCCTAGCCGGTGATTCTGCACCTCGGGATGCCTGCGTGCCCTCCACCCCCATTCTCAACCTTGACCTTCTACACTTGCCCCATCAGCCTATCCACACTCGGAGAAAACTACCTTTAGGCTGCCGGAAGGAGGAGCcttaatatgtatataatatatgcagcTCAGATGGTGACAGGATTccgcccttaaaaaaaaaataaacataataaggAAGGGCAAGGGAAGGACACAAGTGGAGCGGCAAagtatgaacaaatgcagcaatggtactcactagacacttgaaaatgaactatataatgtatgggtgggatgagagggaaaaacagagagatcaagggaaaggatgacattgtccaaaaacaaatgtactctttgtctgacttatgtaactgtaacccctctatacatcacctttatgataataaacaagaaaaagtgAGTAGGACTCGCGGCGGGCCCGCTTATGCTGCGTCTGTGGCCTGGCTTGCTGTGTGGCTAACCCAGCATCATGGGGAAATGGGACAACCGCGTGGCCTACATGAATCCAATAGCAATGGCCAGATCAAGGGGGCCAATCCAGTCTTCGAGGCCCTCGATCCAGGATTATCTAAATCCACCAAGACCTACCTGGGAGGAAGTAAAAGaacaactagaaaagaaaaagaaaggctccAAGGCTTTggctgaatttgaaaaaaaaaaagaatgagaactgGAAGAAAGAGCTAGAAAAACACAGGGAGAAATTAAGTGGAAATGAgagctcatttaaaaaaagacagagaaagaaaaaagaaaagaaaactggtaGGTATTAATCTTCTTCATCAAACTCTGATTCTACCAGCAGTTCTTCAGACTCTGATGATGAGGAtaagaaacaagcaaaaaggagaaagaaaaagaagaaccgTTCACATAAATCTTCTGAAAGCTCTATGTCAGAAACTGAGTCAGACAGTAAGGACATTAAAGGActtggcaagaaaagaaagatgtatCCTGAAGATAAACCCTTATCATCTGGGTCCTTGTCAGAATCAGATTATGCTGAGGAGgtatgagcaaaaaaagaagaaaagcagcgaAGAACgagaaagaacaacagaaaaggcaaaaaagaaaaagaagcataagaaaaacagcaagaagaaaaagaaggctgCTAGTTCAAGTCTTGATTCGTTGTAACGTTTAGAAAACCCAAGATTCCTTTAAAGAAAGTGCAATGTCTAAGAAAATCTCAACTGTGAAAATTATGATATATTTACTAAAATGCATGAAATTTCTTGTTTCTAAAATTATTCCTGGACTCTACAGTAGCCATTCAGATGCTGCTGTATGGAAGGCCATGATTGCTGCCTGCTTTTTGAGCATCTACTTTCTCCTCTGTGCTTGATAACTCTGGGAGATACTACACTGCAGTCATGCTAGTGGTTAAGACATTTGGGGATTAAAGCTAATACTTTTGACTATATATATCTATGGATAAACAGAAACTGAATCTAGATGCATCTTTAAGATGCAATCAGAAATGACCAGATGATTCTAGTTAAAATTTTTGAAGTAGGGATTACATTAATAGTTCAGAAATCCTTACTGTGTAGATaagtgtattttaatttttttccccctgtatacTTTTAGTTACCTAGGAAGGAACTTTTAAGGCGAGAGGGTGGTTTGCTAAGTAGCTAGCAGAATAGCATGCCTTTGATCCTCACACATCCTGTTTTTGAGGACACAGCAGCCATGCTTCCTGGGGAATTTAGAGCTGGATACCAGCAGTCTTGTCCTTTACTGAGCTTAGTGACATCCTTGGATTTTGTGTGCTGCATTGAGTGAGCCAGAGATATGAAGCCCTTTGCAGCATGAGAAAACCCCCAAAGCTCAGGAAATTACCTCCACCTCAATAATAACTGAATGTTTTTTAGCATTAGAATGTGTTCTGTTGTTTGAATTTTGACTACACTTTGACTTTGGAGAGGAATCGTTTCAAATAGACACTGGTACTTTTGGAAATTGGTAGTTGAAGATCTAAAATgcatgtttcttttgttgttgttttttcaaatttttattatcaaactgatatacagagaggttacagttgcatagtttcatacgttaggcattggatacatttctaaaATGCATGTTTTATACTGTTAAGTTTTAACCAGTCAAGAAAATTTTATGTAACCAGTGAttgttaactttattttttgtatgAACTTTGTTTAGGTTGCAATGTTTAGCTTCAGTTAACTCCTTACTCTTGCTGTCTTACATTCGTAACTATTTTAATGGCATATTTGCCAAGATATTTAGCATGTAAAAAGCagggatttgatttttttttaacagcttcaTATTGAAGCTGAGACCATACACAAGTTGAGTGCAGGCTTGATATGCTGTATCTTGTTATATAAAACTGTTGCCAGAATCttagtaaatacattttaaaagtttgttgTCTTTGTATGTTAGTTACAAACTATGATAGGTTAACTTTAAGTGAAAATTACATTACTTCTTTTACTGTGTCATATTTTACTAAGATTTTGTGCCTCATATCTCCTGCTGAATGATTAGGAATGTTAAAAAGGAATTGataagttgttttcattttacatttttatataatcaCGTAATAAGAAATGTAATTTGATGTACAATTTTACCTGTTTCAGAAGGTTTGCTAATTATAGTGGTATATGCACAGAGCATTTTGGCATGACAAGAGGCTGAATAAATagctattttactttaaaaaaaaaagaaagaaaaggaaaaagaaaaggaagtacaaAGTGAAAGGAAGGGTGTGAGAGTCAGCAAGCAAGGTGATGTTCCCTCTAACCAGCTGCATCCTGAAGATCACTGACAGTccagcatatatgcatatgtacgaATATAGCTGCCCATGGGAGTCTCTTGGCAGGGCAGGCTGACCAGAAGACTCCAAACCTTGCTTTCATCAGGCAATTGGGTGGAAGACACAGGGTGAGGCAATTTGTGCCTCATAAACAGAATTTCCTGTATCTATTAGTTCAGTAATACAAATATTTATGGAGGTTTAACCTAGACATCAGATTTTTTTGAGTAAAAAGTACTCAAGTTTTAAATTTGCCTTTCCAGAGCTGTCATAATTACTCACTTTACTAAATGTAAAGACCAGATAATTTTAGTGTTCCATTTTTATAGGCTATTGAAGATGAAAGGCTCCCAATTTATTTTATGAATCCACTTAACCTTAAATTTGAGAAAgatataacaaaaaagaaaattatagactaTAATCATTTGAGTATAGAAGCCAAAATTCTGAAACTTTCTGACTGGAATCTTAATAATTgagtcaaatatttaaaaattaatgcatgcacaaagtaaaattaagaactttcttcaacaaaaagataaattatatttcttcctcttccctaagTTAGCTTTGTCTTTTCGTATATCCTTCCagagatcatatatacatatctatttcaatatgcatatataaatctccattttattttatctctctgtctctttcaaaaattttaagaacattcaggctctctctctctctctctctctctcgctctctctctctctctctctctctctctctctctctctctctctctccagacctGGAGCTATCAGATCCTTGACCTAtcacttggcatttttgttcTAGTCTGGCAATTTAAttcttgagtcacatctccttTTCCAAAAGGCTTTCTTcttgttaaatggaaataagaatcttactgacttttctgcctaggttagctttgaacacgggatcctcagatctcagcctcttgcatagctagaattaaaggcatgagccaccagtgcctggctgttcttgtgtttttctggggcttgaactcagggcctgggtgccctccctgagcttttctttgctaaAAGTTAGTGCTCCACCATCTGAACTACATATCtcattctggcattttggtagttaattgaagataaaagtctcacaggctttcctgcccaggctgtgtttgaaactcctaagtagataggattatagctgtgagccaccagtgcccagttaatactggtattttttgttttgtttttgttttgttttgttctttgttgtggGGACTGTCTTTTGCAATGGCCTCTATGTAGTAGATATCAATACAAACCCCTTTTCCTGTTTTCTGACAACTAAAATGTCTTCAGATATTGCCAAAAATCCTGTGAGAAACAAAAATTAcccagtatttcaaaacagtatgCTACCTCACTTATGAAAGCAGTGCTTGGTATTCCGAAGGATGCTAGCTATCTATCTTTCTCCTAGTGATGGACAGCTagtatatttcttatcttttGCTACTAGAAGCAGTGCAGTAGTGAATATCCACTTATATTTCTGTTATAGTCATGTGAACTCATCCCTTCCTAGAAGTGTTTTCCAAAGTTACTCACCTCTTGAATTTCTATGCAGAACTCTCAAATTGCCCTCTAAACAGGATTATTGATTTGACCTTTTTGCAGCACCTTTACCGTAAATGGCCAATCACTGTATATTATTGTGCTAGTCAGTTTTTCATTCCTATGACAAGATTCATAGTAAAACAGTTTGAAAGACATATTTATTGTGGGGAGCTGCAGGGTCAGGCTGGTGTATGCTACCTCTTCCTGAGTGAGGCAGGATCCCGGTAACTGCTCACTGAATCCCTTCGGAGTTCTGTCATTTCTGAAACCATTTCAGACTTCCATATGCCTCACATTCAGACCTGTAAGAGTCAGCATTGATCTCCTGCCTCTGCAAGCTTCCCTGCTTCCACTTTCGTTCAtcctatcttttttatttggttggttgtgggacttgaactctgggcctgggcactatccctgagctcttcagctcaaagctccAATGGACATCACTCAGAACTCAGGGGAACGATCTTGGTCTCAGGTGCCTCACTTCCCGTCCTATCTATACTTTCTCATCCCAACCCCTTTAGGGGGCTTCCCAGCTTGTGCCTCTTCTGGTGgcactggaaataaaatcaggcaTCTGATTGGGCACTAGGGGTCTGGCTAAATCTCTTGCCCTTTCTATTGAGATCCTCTCCATTGAGCTTCAAGACTCTCTGGGAGAAATTGCCCAGCAATTCACAGAGGTACAAGACAATTAGATTCTCTGGCAGGTGACTGTTACACAGAAATTCAAGGCAgacactttgtagagaaatgtCTTCTGTGCCCTGTTCTCCCTGCTCTGCCGAACTTGGCGTGTCAGTCTTTTCACTTTCAAAGGATTCAAATTCACTACCATGTCTTCTGAAGAAGGAAAACTCTTTGTGGGAGGACTGAACTTTAATACCGATGAGCAGGCACTTGAAGACCACTTCAGTAGCTTCGGGCCTATTTCTGAAGTGGTGGTTGTCAAGGACAGGGAGACTCAACGGTCCCGAGGTTTTGGCTTCATCACCTTCACCAACCCAGAACATGCCTCAGATGCCATGAGAGCCATGAATGGAGAGTCCCTGGATGGTCGCCAGATCCGAGTGGACCATGCAGGCAAGTCTGCCCAGGGCACCAGAGGGGGTGCTTTTGGGGGCCATGGACGTGGTTGCAGCTACTCTAGAGGTGTCGGGGACCAGGGATATGGGAGTGGCAGATATGACACTCGGCCTGGAGGATATGGATATGGATATGGACGCTCCAGAGATTACAGTGGCAGCCAGGGTGGTTATGaccgctactcaggaggaaatTACAGAGACAATTACGACAACTGAGATGAGACATGCGCACATATGTAGGTGAGAGACCTGAATGTTGGCACTAAACAGATCTTTGCCTACCAAACCctctgaattcttttcttttgctcttgcCACACTGCTCAATATTTCTGGCTGTGCTTGCATCCCTCACCCAGACAGCCCAACAAACACCACTCcggctttcctccctctctgcatGTCAAGGCTAGTCTGCTTGGGGGAGGTCCTAAAAACCCACCC from Perognathus longimembris pacificus isolate PPM17 chromosome 28, ASM2315922v1, whole genome shotgun sequence includes:
- the LOC125343675 gene encoding RNA-binding protein 3-like, producing the protein MSSEEGKLFVGGLNFNTDEQALEDHFSSFGPISEVVVVKDRETQRSRGFGFITFTNPEHASDAMRAMNGESLDGRQIRVDHAGKSAQGTRGGAFGGHGRGCSYSRGVGDQGYGSGRYDTRPGGYGYGYGRSRDYSGSQGGYDRYSGGNYRDNYDN